One window of Vibrio sinaloensis genomic DNA carries:
- a CDS encoding isochorismate synthase → MSYFHQAVSQLIERVKQAQQGVNRLVQDIENKPDFAFIDWLDAQPIFPKFYWQSRDTREEVVALGQLHTFVDPAPAYAILADDQRVWGGRSFDGQTDKNRRCMSSFFFLPQIELIRFDQAWSLAVNLNNDKQRTLASLYKLQSDVTPLRPITSHIESIEHLPGQDQWSQLVDQVLDGIKQQQFKKVVLARKTTLHLDKPLCAAQLLKSSYLQNHHSFHFLLALDKQHCFIGSTPERLYARQGQELHTEALAGTIGRGHNASQDMELANWLASDSKNLNENQYVVDDIVDRLAPHSEQVTVEQDARLVRLRKVQHLKRSIHAHLHKGTNGVQLLAALQPTAAVAGLPRRESMAFIQQHEPFARGWYAGSMGFISHQRAEFCVAIRSALVLNNQVQLFAGAGIVPGSIAQHEWQELDKKMSTLLSLISDHPPLGVAS, encoded by the coding sequence TTGTCTTATTTTCATCAAGCCGTTTCTCAACTGATTGAACGCGTTAAGCAAGCACAGCAAGGTGTGAACCGTTTAGTTCAAGATATTGAGAATAAACCCGATTTTGCCTTTATCGACTGGCTCGATGCGCAGCCGATATTCCCTAAGTTTTACTGGCAGTCTCGTGATACTCGTGAAGAGGTGGTGGCGTTAGGCCAACTCCATACCTTTGTTGACCCAGCACCAGCCTATGCCATATTAGCCGATGATCAACGCGTCTGGGGCGGCCGTTCGTTTGATGGTCAAACTGACAAAAATCGTCGTTGCATGTCGTCTTTCTTCTTTCTCCCGCAGATTGAGTTAATCCGTTTTGACCAAGCTTGGTCGTTGGCGGTCAATCTTAATAACGACAAGCAACGTACTTTGGCGTCTCTGTACAAACTCCAAAGTGACGTAACGCCGCTGCGGCCGATTACTTCGCATATTGAGTCGATTGAACATCTCCCTGGGCAAGATCAGTGGTCACAGTTGGTTGACCAAGTGCTCGATGGGATTAAGCAACAGCAGTTTAAAAAAGTCGTGCTGGCAAGAAAGACAACTCTGCACTTAGATAAGCCGTTGTGTGCCGCCCAATTGCTTAAATCCAGTTATCTGCAAAACCACCACAGCTTTCATTTTCTGCTTGCACTCGACAAGCAACACTGTTTTATCGGCTCTACCCCAGAGAGGCTCTACGCGCGTCAGGGACAAGAGCTTCATACTGAAGCGCTGGCTGGCACCATAGGCCGTGGTCATAACGCGAGCCAAGATATGGAGCTGGCAAACTGGCTTGCCAGTGACAGCAAAAACCTCAATGAAAACCAATATGTGGTCGACGATATCGTGGATCGCCTTGCCCCTCACTCTGAACAAGTGACGGTTGAGCAAGACGCCAGATTGGTGCGACTACGTAAAGTTCAGCATCTTAAACGCAGTATTCATGCGCATTTGCACAAGGGGACCAACGGTGTGCAACTATTGGCCGCATTGCAGCCAACGGCCGCCGTCGCCGGACTGCCTCGCCGTGAGTCTATGGCATTTATTCAGCAGCATGAACCTTTTGCTCGAGGCTGGTACGCAGGCTCTATGGGCTTTATTAGTCACCAGCGTGCGGAGTTTTGTGTGGCGATACGCAGTGCCTTGGTATTGAACAATCAAGTGCAACTGTTCGCCGGTGCCGGGATAGTCCCTGGCTCGATTGCCCAACATGAGTGGCAAGAGCTGGATAAGAAGATGTCGACCTTACTGTCGCTGATTTCTGACCACCCCCCGCTTGGAGTCGCCTCATAA
- the yfbR gene encoding 5'-deoxynucleotidase, with protein sequence MPNTHPKESHFFAHLARMKLIQRWPLMRSISTENISEHSLQVAFVAHALAVIKNKKFAGNLNPERIAILGMYHDTSEVLTGDLPTPVKYYNPDIAKEYKKIEAAAEQKLLSMLPEEFRDDFAPYLVSQSAHPEDAAIVKQADTICAYLKCLEELSAGNHEYALAKKRLDVTLNQRRTEEMDYFLNTFAPSFELSLDEIS encoded by the coding sequence ATGCCTAATACCCACCCAAAGGAAAGCCACTTTTTCGCTCACCTTGCTCGCATGAAACTCATCCAGCGTTGGCCTTTAATGCGTTCTATTTCCACAGAGAACATTTCCGAACATAGCCTGCAGGTTGCTTTTGTTGCCCACGCGCTGGCCGTGATCAAAAACAAAAAGTTTGCCGGCAACCTTAACCCTGAACGAATTGCCATTTTAGGTATGTACCACGATACCAGCGAAGTATTAACTGGTGACTTACCCACGCCTGTTAAATACTACAATCCGGATATCGCTAAAGAATACAAAAAGATAGAAGCGGCGGCAGAGCAAAAGCTGCTGTCGATGTTACCTGAAGAGTTTCGCGACGATTTTGCCCCCTACTTGGTGTCTCAATCTGCGCACCCAGAAGACGCGGCCATCGTTAAACAGGCCGACACTATCTGCGCCTATCTGAAATGTCTCGAAGAGCTTAGTGCCGGCAATCACGAATACGCATTGGCAAAGAAACGCCTTGATGTCACGCTCAATCAGCGCCGCACCGAAGAGATGGATTACTTCCTAAATACCTTTGCTCCAAGCTTTGAACTCTCGCTTGATGAGATTAGCTAA
- the menB gene encoding 1,4-dihydroxy-2-naphthoyl-CoA synthase, producing MAKTVGISEEELYAPVNWNDCSGEYEDIQYHKSADGIAKITIARPQVRNAFRPQTVKEMIQALADARYDEGVGVIILTGLGEKAFCSGGDQKIRGDYGGYRDESGTHHLNVLDFQRQIRTCPKPVIASVAGWAVGGGHVLHMMCDLTIAAENAQFGQTGPKVGSFDGGWGASYMARIVGQKKAREIWFLCRFYDAQEALDMGLVNTVVPLEDLEKETVRWCRETLQHSPMALRCLKAALNADCDGQAGLQELAGNATMMFYMTEEGQEGRNAFNEKRRPDFNKFPRNP from the coding sequence ATGGCAAAAACAGTCGGTATCTCAGAAGAAGAACTTTACGCTCCAGTAAACTGGAATGACTGCAGCGGTGAATACGAAGATATTCAGTACCACAAGTCTGCTGATGGCATCGCCAAAATCACCATCGCACGCCCACAAGTTCGCAATGCGTTTCGCCCTCAAACTGTCAAAGAGATGATTCAGGCGTTAGCTGATGCGCGTTATGACGAAGGGGTGGGGGTCATTATCTTAACCGGTTTGGGAGAGAAAGCCTTTTGTTCGGGTGGTGACCAGAAAATTCGTGGAGATTACGGCGGTTATCGTGACGAGTCGGGCACACACCATCTCAACGTGCTTGATTTCCAACGTCAGATTCGCACCTGTCCTAAACCTGTGATCGCATCGGTTGCGGGCTGGGCGGTTGGCGGCGGCCATGTATTGCATATGATGTGCGATCTAACGATCGCTGCAGAGAACGCGCAGTTTGGCCAAACCGGACCAAAAGTTGGCTCGTTTGATGGCGGCTGGGGCGCTTCTTACATGGCACGGATTGTTGGTCAGAAGAAAGCACGCGAAATCTGGTTCTTGTGCCGTTTCTATGATGCGCAAGAAGCGCTCGATATGGGATTGGTCAATACCGTGGTACCGCTTGAAGATCTTGAGAAAGAGACCGTGCGTTGGTGTCGTGAGACGTTGCAACATAGCCCGATGGCGCTGCGCTGCTTGAAAGCGGCACTCAACGCAGACTGTGATGGTCAGGCGGGGCTGCAAGAGTTGGCGGGTAACGCGACCATGATGTTCTACATGACCGAAGAAGGTCAGGAGGGGCGCAACGCGTTCAATGAAAAACGTCGTCCAGACTTCAATAAGTTTCCTCGTAACCCTTAA
- the menC gene encoding o-succinylbenzoate synthase, with protein sequence MRSAKLYRYELPMDSGVILREQRLTVREGFIIELSDGERIGRGEVAPLPGFSVETLEEAYSQLVEQLALWSQGIELDHEPLYPSVGFGLSMAQLELDAILPEPGSFQAAPLCSGDPDELLPKLEAMSGAKVAKIKVGLYEPIRDGMLVSLFLESIPDLTLRLDANRAWTSEKAQQFAKKVAPSLRQRIDFIEEPCQSPGDSFSFAINTGIAIAWDETLQHAVRKEDFKLQDFNGAKAIIIKPTLIGSVERCAELIATAKALGIKAVISSSIESSLGLTQLARLSAWQLTQEVPGLDTIGLFAQQLEVPWPGCELPLVALNQQSLIWQS encoded by the coding sequence ATGAGGTCAGCCAAACTCTATCGCTACGAATTGCCGATGGACAGTGGGGTGATTCTGCGCGAACAACGATTAACAGTACGAGAAGGGTTTATCATCGAGTTAAGTGATGGTGAGCGAATTGGGCGCGGTGAAGTCGCGCCTTTGCCTGGCTTCAGCGTTGAAACGTTAGAAGAAGCCTACAGTCAGCTAGTTGAACAGCTTGCTTTGTGGTCGCAAGGCATTGAGCTGGATCATGAGCCTCTTTATCCTTCGGTGGGATTTGGCCTGTCGATGGCCCAACTTGAGTTAGACGCCATCTTGCCAGAGCCGGGAAGCTTTCAAGCAGCGCCGCTTTGCTCAGGCGACCCAGATGAACTGTTGCCTAAGCTAGAGGCCATGTCTGGCGCTAAGGTGGCAAAAATCAAAGTGGGTCTGTATGAGCCAATTCGAGACGGTATGCTCGTCAGCCTGTTTCTAGAGTCGATTCCTGATTTGACCTTACGCTTAGATGCCAACCGCGCTTGGACATCCGAGAAAGCGCAGCAATTTGCCAAAAAGGTCGCACCTTCTCTGCGCCAACGTATCGATTTTATTGAAGAGCCATGTCAGTCGCCCGGTGACAGTTTTTCATTTGCTATCAACACGGGTATTGCGATTGCTTGGGATGAGACCTTGCAACACGCCGTACGCAAGGAAGACTTTAAGCTGCAAGACTTTAATGGTGCCAAAGCCATCATCATCAAACCGACACTGATTGGCTCGGTTGAACGCTGCGCGGAGTTGATTGCAACGGCTAAGGCGCTGGGAATCAAGGCAGTGATAAGCTCCAGCATTGAGTCGAGTTTGGGCTTAACTCAGTTAGCGCGCCTGTCCGCATGGCAGTTGACGCAAGAGGTGCCAGGGCTCGATACCATAGGTTTATTTGCCCAGCAGCTTGAAGTGCCTTGGCCTGGGTGTGAGCTGCCGTTGGTTGCGCTTAATCAGCAATCGCTTATTTGGCAGTCATGA
- the menH gene encoding 2-succinyl-6-hydroxy-2,4-cyclohexadiene-1-carboxylate synthase: protein MLYSQASANLHTTGQAVLVYLHGLLGSGEDWHSVRQQLDNLPSITIDLPGHGMSALTACCNFRDCCNQISDTLLTHIEPHRPIVLLGYSLGARIAMYGVANTGFPALNVSLVLAEGGNFGLPTAQEREARWQSDHQWAERFRREPIEQVLADWYRQPVFSSLNHEQRQNLVTKRSANLGCAVANMLEATSLAKQDYLLETLNSSPTKTHYICGEKDNKFSQLAERSGLSFSQVANAGHNVHLEQPQALATIITTQLRLHGLN from the coding sequence ATGCTCTATAGTCAAGCCAGCGCCAACCTTCACACGACAGGCCAAGCCGTTTTAGTTTACTTACACGGCTTGCTCGGGAGTGGTGAAGATTGGCACTCAGTTAGACAACAACTCGACAACCTCCCTAGCATTACCATCGACCTACCTGGTCACGGAATGAGCGCTCTTACCGCTTGTTGCAATTTTCGCGACTGTTGCAATCAAATTTCTGACACACTTCTTACCCATATCGAGCCACATCGGCCTATAGTGCTGCTGGGTTATTCACTGGGTGCTCGGATAGCCATGTACGGCGTAGCGAACACGGGATTTCCAGCACTGAATGTTTCGCTTGTGTTGGCTGAAGGCGGCAATTTTGGTTTGCCTACAGCGCAAGAGCGCGAGGCAAGGTGGCAAAGTGATCACCAGTGGGCAGAGAGATTTCGTCGTGAGCCGATTGAGCAAGTGTTGGCCGATTGGTATCGACAGCCAGTATTTAGTTCGTTAAATCATGAGCAAAGACAAAACCTAGTGACTAAGCGCAGTGCTAACCTTGGCTGCGCGGTGGCGAATATGCTCGAGGCGACGTCACTCGCCAAACAAGATTATTTGTTGGAGACACTCAACAGCTCTCCAACGAAAACCCATTATATTTGCGGCGAAAAAGACAATAAGTTTAGTCAGTTGGCCGAACGAAGCGGTTTGTCTTTTAGCCAAGTCGCCAACGCCGGACATAATGTTCACCTTGAACAGCCACAGGCGTTGGCAACCATCATCACCACTCAGTTGCGGCTGCACGGTCTCAATTGA
- the menE gene encoding o-succinylbenzoate--CoA ligase has protein sequence MSPNALALTTPEANYNWSQLSQLIDSVAAGLSAQGVTSGSVVTSVGKPCAEQLFILLACLELGAINALLMPQAQDELEQKLATLYADSDTRHLWFAHSEHGHQSTLEFTTQPGTPFSRYCGDALATIVFTSGSTGNPKAVAHSSQQHLASAQGLLAEFTFGRGDCWLVSLPLYHVSGLAIVYRWLFSGACIKLGLGDLQQDIQGVTHASLVATQLHRLLQSGRPLKLRQVLLGGSHIEPRLAQRAASQGIDAWLGYGMTEAASTVTAKRVDDSPTAGHLLAKRQLKLVNGRIYVAGETLAAGYFQRGEIKPIVQDGWFDSKDLGQWQGDELVIIGRADNQFISGGENIHCEEIERVLSQHPLIEQAIVLPIDDSEYGQRPVAIIQHAEVFNVSALNDYLTPRLSRFKWPVRYYSMPTGLESTGIKISRYALQKWLASQS, from the coding sequence ATGAGCCCAAATGCGTTGGCGCTAACTACCCCCGAGGCCAACTACAACTGGTCGCAGCTAAGCCAACTCATCGACAGTGTCGCGGCGGGGTTAAGTGCTCAAGGCGTTACTTCAGGCAGTGTGGTGACCAGCGTTGGCAAACCTTGTGCAGAGCAACTGTTTATTTTGCTTGCCTGTTTAGAGTTGGGTGCCATCAACGCACTATTAATGCCGCAGGCGCAAGATGAACTGGAGCAAAAGCTCGCGACACTCTATGCCGACAGCGACACCCGACATCTGTGGTTTGCTCATAGTGAGCACGGGCATCAATCCACGCTAGAGTTCACGACTCAGCCGGGCACACCATTTAGCCGCTATTGCGGCGACGCGCTGGCGACGATTGTGTTTACCTCGGGTTCAACCGGTAATCCCAAGGCGGTCGCACACAGCTCGCAACAACATCTCGCTTCAGCGCAGGGGCTATTGGCCGAATTTACTTTTGGTCGGGGTGATTGTTGGCTGGTGAGTTTGCCTCTTTATCATGTGTCAGGGTTAGCCATTGTATATCGTTGGTTATTCAGTGGTGCTTGCATCAAACTCGGCCTCGGCGATTTACAACAAGACATTCAGGGCGTGACACACGCCTCGCTGGTGGCGACTCAACTGCATCGGCTGTTGCAATCTGGCCGACCACTCAAACTTAGGCAGGTGCTGCTAGGAGGCAGTCATATCGAACCGCGACTAGCGCAGCGCGCTGCGAGCCAAGGGATAGACGCTTGGCTGGGTTACGGGATGACAGAGGCCGCATCGACGGTCACTGCCAAGCGGGTCGACGATAGCCCGACCGCGGGTCACTTGCTGGCGAAACGTCAACTAAAACTGGTCAATGGTCGAATCTACGTGGCTGGCGAAACGCTCGCCGCTGGTTATTTTCAGCGGGGTGAGATAAAGCCCATCGTGCAAGACGGATGGTTTGACAGCAAAGACCTTGGCCAATGGCAGGGCGATGAACTGGTGATTATTGGCCGAGCAGACAATCAGTTTATTTCCGGCGGTGAGAATATTCATTGTGAAGAGATAGAGCGAGTGCTCAGTCAGCACCCTCTGATTGAGCAAGCTATTGTGCTGCCAATTGATGATAGTGAATATGGCCAGCGCCCTGTGGCGATTATTCAACACGCAGAGGTGTTTAATGTCAGCGCTTTGAATGATTATCTCACCCCGCGCTTGAGTCGATTTAAGTGGCCGGTGCGTTACTACTCAATGCCAACCGGGCTTGAATCAACGGGAATTAAAATTTCTCGTTATGCGTTGCAGAAGTGGTTGGCAAGTCAATCCTAA
- a CDS encoding pyridoxal phosphate-dependent aminotransferase, translating into MQNIGMSSKLDNVCYDIRGPVLKHAKRMEEEGHKILKLNIGNPAPFGFDAPDEILVDVIRNLPTSQGYCDSKGIYSARKAVVQHYQRKGIRSLDVEDVYVGNGASELIVMAMQALLNNGDEMLVPAPDYPLWTASVALSGGKAVHYLCDEQADWYPDLDDIKSKITPKTRGIVLINPNNPTGAVYSRDFLLEVIEIARQHKLIIFADEIYDKVLYDGATHTSVATLTEDVLVVTFNGLSKAYRVCGFRGGWMFLTGPKHQAQGYINGLDMLSSMRLCANVPMQHAIQTALGGYQSINELILPGGRLLEQRDRAFELINQIPGVSCVKPKGAMYLFPKIDTKMYNIKDDQKMVLDFLIQEKVLLVQGTGFNWPKPDHFRIVTLPHVEDLEMAIGRFERFLSTYSQ; encoded by the coding sequence ATGCAAAATATCGGGATGTCGTCAAAACTCGACAATGTCTGCTATGACATTAGGGGGCCTGTACTTAAACATGCTAAGCGCATGGAAGAAGAGGGGCATAAAATACTGAAATTAAACATCGGTAACCCCGCCCCATTTGGTTTCGACGCCCCTGACGAAATTCTGGTCGATGTGATTCGTAATCTGCCAACTTCTCAAGGTTACTGCGACTCCAAAGGTATTTATTCTGCACGCAAGGCGGTAGTACAACACTATCAACGCAAAGGCATTCGCTCACTCGATGTTGAAGACGTTTATGTGGGTAATGGTGCGTCTGAGCTGATCGTGATGGCGATGCAAGCGCTGCTCAACAACGGTGATGAAATGCTAGTGCCAGCGCCCGACTACCCTTTGTGGACAGCCTCGGTGGCACTATCTGGGGGTAAAGCCGTTCACTACCTATGTGATGAGCAAGCGGACTGGTATCCTGATCTTGACGATATAAAAAGCAAAATTACCCCGAAAACTCGCGGCATTGTGCTGATCAACCCTAACAACCCAACCGGAGCGGTGTACAGTCGCGACTTCTTACTCGAAGTGATCGAAATTGCCCGTCAGCACAAGCTGATTATCTTTGCCGACGAAATTTACGACAAAGTACTTTATGACGGTGCGACACATACCTCTGTCGCCACCTTGACCGAAGATGTGCTAGTCGTCACTTTCAATGGCTTATCTAAAGCGTACCGCGTGTGTGGTTTTCGCGGCGGGTGGATGTTCCTAACAGGGCCGAAACATCAAGCGCAAGGCTATATCAATGGCCTCGACATGCTGTCATCAATGCGCCTGTGTGCCAATGTGCCTATGCAGCATGCCATTCAAACCGCATTGGGTGGCTATCAAAGTATCAACGAGTTGATTCTACCTGGTGGTCGCCTGCTTGAGCAGCGCGACCGCGCGTTTGAGTTAATCAACCAAATCCCAGGGGTATCTTGCGTTAAACCGAAGGGCGCCATGTATTTGTTCCCTAAAATTGACACCAAGATGTACAACATCAAAGATGACCAAAAAATGGTGCTCGATTTCTTGATTCAAGAGAAGGTGCTGTTAGTCCAAGGGACTGGCTTTAACTGGCCAAAACCGGATCACTTCCGTATTGTGACTCTGCCACACGTCGAAGATCTTGAAATGGCGATTGGTCGCTTTGAGCGTTTCTTATCGACCTACAGTCAGTAG
- the menD gene encoding 2-succinyl-5-enolpyruvyl-6-hydroxy-3-cyclohexene-1-carboxylic-acid synthase: protein MNIDQAVVNRIWCQALFEELSRFGVSEVCVAPGSRSTPLTLEADENSNLTLHTHFDERGLGFLALGLAKASHRPVAIVVTSGTAVANLLPAIAEAKLTGEKLVVLSADRPAELIDCGANQAIVQSGIYSSHVNAALELPSPNLATPLNWLLTSLDQVMFTQQQQGGAVHINCPFPEPLYSQQTKALYRDYIESVNDWWQGQHTYCQQSHSSALATVSIAELAEKKGVIVLGSVSKQQASQALKLSKKLGWPLLADPQSGVSSNWKHYDLWLQNEAKRAVLNQCQLVLQFGSRLISKRLNHWLADQVTARGASYHYVDPSAARNNPSHVRQVHHLCDIGDFIEPLLMAEQPLGHDTFGWADELIELSHQVGMLAASHLNRNTPMDEVSLALTVDALPTQTQLFFGNSLFVRLVDMFASLDQREVYTNRGASGIDGLIATAAGVVRATSTPTAVFIGDTSLLYDLNSLALFTHLSTPVVVVVTNNDGGAIFDMLPVPQAQKQALYQMPHGYDFASAAAQFKLTYVQAQTLSHYQQQVSEHLTSGQGCLLVELQTPPGQAVSQVKEFVRQVHAL, encoded by the coding sequence ATGAACATTGATCAAGCGGTCGTTAACCGCATTTGGTGCCAAGCCTTATTTGAAGAGCTGAGCCGATTTGGGGTCAGCGAAGTGTGTGTTGCACCGGGCTCGCGCTCTACTCCGCTGACATTGGAAGCGGATGAGAATAGCAACTTGACCTTGCATACCCACTTTGACGAGCGTGGTTTGGGGTTCTTGGCATTGGGCTTGGCTAAGGCAAGCCATAGACCCGTTGCGATTGTAGTCACCTCAGGGACCGCTGTGGCTAACCTGTTGCCAGCCATCGCCGAAGCAAAGCTGACCGGAGAAAAGCTGGTGGTACTCAGCGCCGACCGCCCAGCAGAGCTTATCGATTGTGGTGCCAACCAGGCGATTGTTCAATCAGGCATCTACTCGTCGCATGTGAATGCGGCGCTAGAGCTGCCAAGTCCTAACCTAGCGACACCACTGAACTGGCTGTTGACCTCGTTGGATCAAGTGATGTTTACCCAGCAACAGCAAGGTGGCGCGGTTCATATCAACTGCCCATTTCCAGAGCCGCTTTACAGTCAGCAGACCAAGGCGCTCTATCGAGACTACATAGAGAGTGTCAATGATTGGTGGCAAGGGCAGCATACCTATTGTCAGCAAAGCCATTCGAGTGCTTTGGCCACTGTGTCGATTGCCGAACTGGCTGAGAAAAAAGGGGTGATCGTACTCGGTAGCGTGAGCAAGCAACAGGCCAGTCAAGCGCTGAAGCTGTCGAAAAAGCTGGGTTGGCCGCTGTTGGCCGATCCGCAATCAGGTGTCAGCTCGAACTGGAAACATTATGACTTATGGCTGCAAAATGAGGCAAAAAGAGCGGTTCTCAATCAGTGTCAGCTGGTGTTGCAGTTTGGCTCTCGGCTTATCTCAAAACGTCTCAACCATTGGCTTGCGGACCAAGTTACGGCGCGCGGTGCCAGTTATCATTATGTGGATCCAAGTGCCGCGCGCAATAACCCAAGCCATGTAAGGCAAGTTCATCACTTATGCGATATTGGAGACTTTATCGAACCCTTGTTAATGGCTGAGCAGCCCTTGGGTCACGATACGTTTGGCTGGGCAGATGAGTTGATTGAGTTATCTCATCAGGTCGGCATGCTGGCGGCATCACACCTCAACCGCAATACGCCGATGGATGAGGTCTCTCTAGCATTGACGGTTGACGCATTACCGACACAGACTCAACTGTTTTTCGGGAATAGTCTGTTTGTGCGTTTGGTCGATATGTTTGCTTCGCTAGATCAGCGCGAGGTGTATACCAATCGCGGCGCTTCCGGTATCGATGGTTTGATAGCCACCGCCGCAGGGGTGGTGCGAGCTACCAGCACGCCAACCGCAGTGTTTATCGGTGACACGTCACTGCTTTACGATCTCAACTCTTTGGCGCTGTTTACTCATCTGTCCACGCCGGTTGTTGTCGTTGTGACCAATAATGACGGCGGCGCGATTTTTGATATGTTGCCGGTGCCACAGGCGCAAAAACAGGCGCTGTATCAGATGCCGCATGGCTATGACTTTGCCTCAGCCGCTGCGCAGTTCAAGTTAACTTATGTGCAAGCGCAAACCTTGTCTCATTATCAGCAGCAGGTGAGTGAGCACTTAACCTCAGGGCAGGGCTGCTTATTGGTGGAACTGCAAACACCGCCGGGTCAGGCAGTAAGCCAAGTGAAAGAATTTGTGCGACAAGTGCATGCTCTATAG